The following are encoded together in the Theileria orientalis strain Shintoku DNA, chromosome 1, complete genome genome:
- a CDS encoding uncharacterized protein (WD40 repeat-like domain containing protein), protein MDEKALAEFIENESLDDEVLFLKPEVEIDENPEDSTIEQHHEDDMNSNENEESWEDVTYNDDEKLNEEHICWRTKSEFEPCCISVHPRFPEVAHVAIGNCGDSCTVYDFDSSNQDIENGELLVMGPFEETVSCCAFSSCGKYLALGCLDGNLLIYSKQSDYRSIHTGGDGSSSSNVEKDAYVKHKRIEKMLTSIEWLDFSEDTNLLVASGEGGLLVVYQLREDELQIVNINHNSNVGQIITYSSSGSVGGNMTEEEANSTKEKEYNIVCGCNESNVVIVTLNGYYKQTSISKISTNAATSGSKSVNIEEEKEEGAQENIISLSTHNRLKLCALGTTTGNVVFINVNKKSVARQYENMHSSSVESVIFTININNELAISTGLDGQIVFYDVLNNCNKINVVTVGYGLTKIVAHPLKSVFVASSVAGKILVLTPQKVLREVKCHTRPILDLQLLNVTGDYYAITVSEDRNIVM, encoded by the exons AA TTCCAACGAAAACGAGGAATCGTGGGAAGATGTGACGTACAATGACGATGAGAAGTTGAACGAGGAGCATATATGCTGGAGAACGAAATCGGAGTTCGAGCCGTGCTGTATTTCAGTGCACCCAAGGTTCCCAGAGGTCGCACACGTGGCGATTGGGAATTGCGGAGACTCGTGTACAGTCTACGACTTCGATTCGAGCAACCAAG ATATTGAAAACGGAGAGCTGTTGGTAATGGGACCGTTCGAAGAAACAGTGTCATGCTGCGCCTTCTCAAGCTGCGGAAAGTACCTGGCGCTGGGATGCTTGGATGGAAACTTGTTGATATATTCGAAGCAGAGTGATTATCGTAGCATTCACACTGGAGGTGATGGcagcagtagcagtaatGTGGAAAAGGACGCGTACGTAAAACATAAAAGGATTGAGAAGATGTTGACGTCAATAGAATGGCTGGATTTCAGCGAAGATACAAATTTACTAGTGGCAAgcggagaaggaggactGCTGGTGGTGTACCAGCTGAGAGAAGACGAACTGCAAATAGTAAACATAAATCACAATTCAAACGTAGgacaaataataacatataGCTCTAGTGGGAGCGTAGGAGGAAACATGaccgaagaagaagcaaaTAGCACCAAAGAAAAGGAATATAACATAGTGTGCGGATGCAACGAGAGTAACGTAGTGATAGTAACACTTAACGGATACTATAAGCAGACGTCAATAAGTAAAATCAGTACGAATGCGGCAACGAGTGGAAGTAAATCAGTGAATATCgaggaagaaaaggaggaaggcGCTCAGGAAAACATAATAAGCCTAAGCACACACAACAGACTAAAGCTGTGCGCACTGGGAACAACAACAGGGAACGTAGTGTTTATAAACGTAAATAAGAAGAGCGTAGCACGGCAATATGAAAATATGCACAGCAGCTCAGTGGAGTCGGTAATATTCACGATTAAca TCAACAATGAGCTGGCAATAAGCACAGGGCTCGACGGACAGATAGTGTTCTACGACGTGTTGAACAACTGCAACAAGATCAACGTAGTCACCGTCGGATACGGGTTGACGAAGATAGTGGCGCACCCACTCAAAAGTGTGTTCGTGGCCTCCTCAGTCGCCGGGAAGATACTGGTGCTCACGCCGCAGAAGGTGCTGAGGGAAGTCAAGTGCCACACGCGTCCAATACTGGACCTGCAGCTGTTGAACGTGACGGGAGACTACTACGCAATAACAGTGTCCGAAGACAGGAACATAGTGATGTAA
- a CDS encoding choline kinase, which yields MAGTVDKKVFDEDVYKNVMVSDSSRAVNYMEEVESPDELKNLCRNNIPFWNEVKNEEIELRSITISLTNKVYMVQLKNPDSGSRRLNKVLLRIISDEKSVLYDIDHQNQVCKLLGDFGFCPKMVENFPGGRIEEWIEGFVLHSSSLFNLSVLTSVATLLAKFHKTITTVAPKEWDRSPSLLSKMEEWLPECRRINESLKLELDMDKMESYFHDYKSYLEDYLSKLDMPEYNDFPGTNGDESERSKLTDEELKRQGSNYANRVLFCHNDLHLKNLIATYDGLTLIDFEYSSFNYVGADIGFFFVESNFDYDCQEYPFFKMDRSFELSYDLKVMFASVYLSESLRSNVLPDRTDIIDPFLNSIELFSMGTLLFWAYWGIIMLSLNDINSKFDYKQYSQLKFELFAEKFAEFKSAM from the exons atgGCAGGAACAGTGGACAAAAAAGTCTTTGACGAAGATGTGTACAAAAATGTTATGGTGTCGGATTCGTCCAGAGCCGTAAACTACATGGAAGAGGTCGAAAGCCCGGAcgaattaaaaaatttgtgTAGAAATAATATACCCTTCTGGAATGAAGTTAAAAATGAGGAGATCGAACTAAGATCGATTACAATTTCGCTGACGAACAAGGTGTACATGGTACAGCTTAAGAATCCCGATAGCGGCTCCAGAAGACTTAACAAGGTTCTTCTGAGGATAATTTCTGACGAAAAAAGTGTTTTATACGACATAGATCACCAAAATCAGGTGTGCAAACTGCTTGGAGATTTCGGATTCTGTCCTAAAATGGTAGAAAACTTCCCAGGTGGCCGGATTGAGGAGTGGATTGAGGGGTTTGTGCTTCACTCGAgttcattatttaatttgtcaGTTTTGACGAGTGTGGCCACGCTGTTGGCCAAGTTCCATAAGACGATAACAACTGTTGCGCCCAAGGAGTGGGACCGTAGTCCGTCGCTGTTGAGTAAGATGGAGGAGTGGTTGCCGGAGTGCAGGAGAATAAACGAGAGTCTCAAGTTGGAGTTGGACATGGACAAGATGGAGTCTTATTTCCACGACTACAAGAGTTATTTGGAGGATTATTTGAGTAAGTTGGACATGCCCGAGTACAACGACTTTCCTGGAACCAACGGAGACGAGAGTGAGAGGAGCAAGTTGACTGAtgaggagctgaagaggcAGGGAAGCAACTACGCCAACAGAGTGCTCTTCTGCCACAACGACCTGCACCTCAAAAACCTAATAGCAACCTACGACGGACTAACACTAATCGACTTCGAATACAGCTCATTCAACTACGTAGGAGCAGATATAGGCTTCTTTTTCGTGGAAAGCAACTTCGACTACGATTGCCAGGAGTATCCCTTCTTCAAGATGGACAGGTCGTTCGAGTTGTCCTACGACCTGAAGGTTATGTTCGCGAGCGTGTACCTCTCGGAGTCTCTCCGTTCCAACGTCTTGCCCGACAGAACTGACATTATCGACCCCTTTCTGAACTCGATTGAACTGTTTTCAATGGGAACACTGTTGTTCTGGGCCTACTGGGGAATCATTAT GTTGTCGTTGAATGatataaattcaaaattCGACTACAAACAATATAGTCAGCTTAAGTTTGAACTTTTTGCTGAAAAGTTTGCAGAATTTAAAAGCGCAatgtaa
- a CDS encoding choline kinase codes for MSPINYTNEEVNSFSPPLKCCESTVKYLKKVDSKHLKVLCKKYVPFWEDLEEEEIELSTITLCKNSVYIASLPKPDYRSKRLKKVLIRVIPEEKRVLYDIDYHNEVSTLLGNNNFGPKIISIFPGGRIEEWIEGFVLHSSSLFNLSVLTSVATLLAKFHKTITTVAPKEWDRSPSLLSKMEEWLPECRRINESLKLELDMDKMESYFHDYKSYLEDYLSKLDMPEYNDFPGTNGDESERSKLTDEELKRQGSNYANRVLFCHNDLHLKNLIATYDGLTLIDFEYSSFNYVGADIGYFFSTSSLNFDYDLNEYIKYDKTCELSYDLKANFASVYLSESLGETVLPSRKDIIEPFLDSVEVYLLGTILFWAMWPILM; via the coding sequence ATGAGTCCcattaattatacaaatgAAGAGGTAAATAGTTTTTCTCCACCCTTGAAATGTTGTGAAAGCACAGTCAAATACCTTAAAAAGGTGGATTCTAAACATTTGAAGGTACTGTGTAAGAAGTATGTGCCATTTTGGGAAGACttggaagaagaggaaataGAATTAAGCACAATAACTCTGTGCAAAAATTCGGTGTATATAGCGTCTCTACCTAAACCAGATTACAGATCCAAGAGGTTGAAAAAAGTACTAATTAGAGTAATACCAGAAGAGAAGAGAGTGTTGTACGACATCGATTATCATAACGAGGTATCCACGCTGTTAGGCAACAACAATTTTGGGCCAAAGATAATATCCATCTTCCCAGGTGGCCGGATTGAGGAGTGGATTGAGGGGTTTGTGCTTCACTCGAgttcattatttaatttgtcaGTTTTGACGAGTGTGGCCACGCTGTTGGCCAAGTTCCATAAGACGATAACAACTGTTGCGCCCAAGGAGTGGGACCGTAGTCCGTCGCTGTTGAGTAAGATGGAGGAGTGGTTGCCGGAGTGCAGGAGAATAAACGAGAGTCTCAAGTTGGAGTTGGACATGGACAAGATGGAGTCTTATTTCCACGACTACAAGAGTTATTTGGAGGATTATTTGAGTAAGTTGGACATGCCCGAGTACAACGACTTTCCTGGAACCAACGGAGACGAGAGTGAGAGGAGCAAGTTGACTGAtgaggagctgaagaggcAGGGAAGCAACTACGCCAACAGAGTGCTCTTCTGCCACAACGACCTGCACCTCAAAAACCTAATAGCAACCTACGACGGACTAACACTAATCGACTTCGAATACAGCTCATTCAACTACGTAGGAGCAGATATAGGCTATTTCTTCTCCACATCATCGCTCAATTTTGACTACGACTTAAacgaatatataaaatatgataaaactTGCGAACTTTCGTATGATTTAAAAGCGAATTTTGCGAGTGTATACTTATCGGAATCACTTGGAGAAACAGTTCTTCCCAGTAGAAAGGACATAATAGAACCATTCTTGGACTCGGTGGAAGTGTATCTGCTGGGAACAATACTGTTTTGGGCCATGTGGCCAATACTCATGTAA
- a CDS encoding transcription elongation factor gives MVADVLVLKQRIDNLSSTLSKGAFTDSLKSDFDACLEALESLKVDREVLQTTRIGTSLTKLSKSLENHCKDSSSKITCIIERWKSQLRSVNATNATKRQKTADGADSTTRKEKASVSESNIPSFSDTREDSKEEELDLPAYSGPVHSEVVRDKALRYLFRCFLVGQDFGPELNKLNALVYEIENALYDHYVVNKNAQKEYNLQLKCISFNFKDIKNTFFNYKVYSGAIPVSELVTMSSLQMASDEKKMQRSVILEQSLEACQSDWAIKNIFLNQKSKGQFKCGKCNSRQTTYYQLQTRSSDEPMTTFVTCLNCKNRWRF, from the exons atggTTGCGGATGTGTTAGTTTTAAAACAGAGAATTGATAATCTCTCAAGTACTCTTTCTAAAGGCGCTTTTACCGATTCTCTG aaaAGTGATTTCGACGCGTGTTTGGAAGCACTGGAGTCACTAAAGGTTGACCGGGAGGTGCTTCAGACTACGAGGATCGGAACGTCGCTAACAAAGCTGTCAAAATCACTGGAGAACCACTGCAAAGACTCGTCCAGTAAGATAACGTGCATCATTGAGAGGTGGAAGAGTCAGTTGAGATCAGTGAACGCAACTAACGCCACGAAGAGGCAGAAGACGGCTGATGGCGCCGATTCCACCACTAGGAAGGAAAAGGCTTCGGTCTCTGAGTCCAATATTCCAAGTTTCAGTGaca CCAGGGAGGACAGCAAGGAAGAAGAGTTGGACCTGCCAGCCTACTCAGGGCCCGTTCATAGCGAAGTGGTCAGAGACAAGGCGCTGAGGTACCTGTTCAGATGCTTCCTGGTAGGCCAGGACTTCGGGCCGGAATTGAACAAGTTAAACGCGCTGGTGTACGAAATCGAAAACGCCCTGTACGACCACTACGTGGTCAACAAGAACGCGCAGAAGGAGTACAACCTGCAGCTTAAGTGCATCTCCTTTAACTTCAAGGACATCAAAAACACATTCTTCAACTACAAGGTGTACTCGGGAGCAATACCAGTGTCGGAGCTGGTGACAATGAGTTCACTACAGATGGCCTCGGACGAAAAAAAAATGCAAAGGAGCGTGATCCTGGAACAGTCGCTGGAGGCATGCCAGTCCGACTGGGCAATCAAGAACATATTCCTGAACCAGAAGAGCAAGGGGCAGTTCAAGTGCGGAAAGTGTAACTCGAGACAGACGACGTACTATCAGCTGCAGACGCGGTCCTCAGACGAGCCCATGACGACCTTCGTGACGTGCCTAAACTGCAAGAACCGCTGGAGGTTCTAA
- a CDS encoding uncharacterized protein (SJCHGC04905 protein) yields the protein MRVYVVLEDCDTSFAPDSRLDILHQCLLVLHDSPLNKDSNLRVYVRTKSNELIEINPSLSVPRTLDLFTNLMDTLVKNRKIKSANSGNILMKMIPNKLESVLPANSYSVGFSTTGKLVKLSRFLSSYDFNRTLVVHVGTTSSDHSKGTTENVDEVICISEHPLSAAHCLSKLTTELLQLI from the exons ATGAGGGTCTATGTAGTTCTTGAGGACTGCGATACCTCTTTTGCTCCG gATTCTAGATTGGATATTTTACACCAATGTTTACTGGTTTTACACGATTCGCCTCTTAATAAg GATTCCAATCTCCGTGTATATGTTCGAACTAAGTCCAATGAGTTAATTGAAATCAACCCTTCTCTTTCAGTGCCTCGTACTTTAGATTTGTTCACCAATCTAATGGATACGCTGGTAAAGAATCGTAAAATCAAGTCTGCCAATAGTGgcaatattttaatgaag ATGATTCCCAATAAGCTGGAATCCGTCCTTCCTGCCAATAGCTATTCTGTTGGTTTCTCAACGACTGGCAAGCTGGTCAAATTATCGCGTTTTCTGTCAAGTTATGACTTCAATCGCACTCTGGTCGTCCACGTGGGAACAACGTCGAGTGACCATTCCAAGGGCACTACTGAGAACGTCGACGAGGTGATTTGCATCTCCGAACACCCTCTGTCCGCTGCCCACTGCCTATCTAAGCTGACTACTGAGTTGTTGCAGCTCATTTAG
- a CDS encoding uncharacterized protein (protein of unknown function DUF529 repeat containing protein), with amino-acid sequence MHTIIALKYFLVYILCFYSRNLAQSRHPGGYGGRYRGAHEVDRFNYLKGDFEVTSVNLDVTTSTNKIHYRYDTANDEHVYTARRPYLIYKVRDNYEVFWVCNDGNYAMRVVLTRNEDDEEVIRLIYPTDFPESRQDQSPEPKPAPKPRGQTRRDKLYPYLTVLNLRNRHCTQLIEYEYDQAKNTHTFTAVSPYRFGIITKGTAIEWEAKTPEFPDKVFIFPDGIRGYIMRLFFPPHAMERGFPPMVPVAPEKISAPVDGKPPKPKLKAHVELNVEHRRSTDMFDFIEVKDKMTFWKKTYHYTAKEDYKFNEVRENMITLWKAKSDEVADKVSFTRVIYGYDEIVIHIVNGPKVKFLRTSNPLSVGDWREDHTF; translated from the coding sequence ATGCACACGATAATagctttaaaatatttccttgtatatatattgtgtTTTTACTCACGGAATCTTGCACAATCTCGACATCCCGGGGGATATGGTGGCAGATATAGAGGTGCCCATGAGGTAGATAGGTTTAACTACCTCAAAGGAGACTTTGAAGTCACCTCAGTCAACCTCGATGTGACGACTAGTACTAATAAAATCCATTACAGATACGATACGGCAAACGATGAGCACGTTTACACTGCCAGAAGGCCGTATCTAATCTATAAGGTTAGAGACAATTATGAGGTTTTCTGGGTATGCAATGACGGAAACTACGCGATGAGGGTGGTCCTCACGCGAAATGAAGATGACGAGGAGGTAATAAGACTGATATATCCAACCGATTTCCCGGAAAGTAGACAGGATCAGAGCCCAGAGCCGAAACCGGCTCCCAAACCACGTGGGCAAACGCGAAGAGATAAACTGTACCCGTACTTGACAGTACTAAATTTAAGAAACAGACATTGTACACAATTAATAGAATACGAGTATGATCAGGCgaaaaacacacacacattcacAGCAGTATCGCCGTACCGCTTTGGCATTATAACGAAGGGTACTGCCATTGAGTGGGAGGCGAAAACGCCAGAGTTCCCAGATAAAGTCTTCATTTTTCCCGACGGCATCCGAGGGTACATAATGAGGCTGTTCTTCCCGCCTCACGCCATGGAGCGCGGATTTCCTCCAATGGTCCCTGTTGCGCCTGAGAAAATTTCAGCGCCAGTTGATGGAAAGCCTCCAAAACCTAAATTAAAAGCCCATGTCGAGCTCAACGTAGAACACAGAAGGTCAACGGACATGTTCGATTTCATTGAGGTCAAGGATAAAATGACTTTCTGGAAGAAAACGTACCACTACACAGCCAAGGAGGATTACAAGTTCAACGAAGTTAGGGAGAACATGATCACGTTGTGGAAGGCCAAGTCTGACGAGGTAGCAGACAAGGTTAGCTTTACTAGGGTAATTTACGGATACGACGAGATTGTGATTCACATTGTCAACGGGCCCAAGGTGAAATTCCTGAGGACCAGCAACCCTTTGTCTGTAGGAGACTGGCGCGAGGACCACACCTTCTAG
- a CDS encoding uncharacterized protein (protein of unknown function GLTT domain containing protein), with amino-acid sequence MNIFILLSVLILVNINSIACVGSETDGQTQTSIEVDLKNIKSEDFDIVKLIGQIGEAYEIKLESYKLTPKTTKKINKLTFGNVDVWDTEVSTECSNITIYSQGRVFFVIKTPKGGVVNYVYLMVRNNSAMFIGALNLLYMINYDTLKLITGNPQTLNISNEYDALYFVHRYKQRGDLRYETYDLNHGEEFVEVKDDVETIWKLKAGYRSACRKVRIFKQRMAVLDKVTGISHMDMVTTYVSLIMAYDGAMHFRFDFDTDKWVSISSSDFGSGIEHFITNKMNDFAQGEESSTDVVEPEEGEGSAENQAKILNVFRRHKSMRYESLNLVALRVVNVSFISRVSIDRIVYNDKTLLQINSAEFEVNLVSTQDEWHYVEVIIRSDSDLTKNEVYKDVELVRVTKDVYTAYFQVSYKEEKSSNISRNRFIDIAMREIQNSDRHSLIKYKNVYELEGGLETTDLSKEIKLEIDPDYGKKKPLVGAGLPVRSPGSRPPDPSGAGSTPPRDGDDPATRPPDASGAGSTPPRDGDDPATRPPDASGAGSKPPGGGDNPGSRPPDASLPQDGSKLPPRTTPGSNPGSTPGSNPGSTPGSNPDSRPPDPSLPQNGSKIPPGNTPGSNPGDPTKPEDVKPDSIKTGGGNPDGVKVPPVSSSGGNGIKQPASKPVGTNLPPSTTGTGTGSGTTNELGTGTKQSTDGGSSTSVDGERSKDMEEDEEDEDGEKSGFMSITSRLSILIIITSMILLIVWGIGMLKLNGHCAPTEEQKEIGRSRLVEVDLKNIYKGDLEVSVDNYRSDVRKISPRNKKVISVVKVDEDIIWKRSGNSRCVNMLLFLTSKDEMIVILNTRSDGQKQYVNIVYNPRAREEEEEEGISAENRGKRVTYVGLLPLIIKMNEEVGAMKMYKSETIGMELNIKDKFDKWYYKYEMNSYIAVRRKNMPVLNYQKYEPNEKELFVKITNDQRAIWLVNPSMENRRNFCRRVEVYLKESRHKLMRLTMVEGTREYFKYSFITSRWTKSDEKQFEEAMEYLGFNEVLIRGKERRESELPKGSEGEREEYKRGDHDKIEAEMTRRMYANVGIGIGLASGERKGYAQRAAVGERVTEEQGDDEGVYESYEGVNVGSSKWEEQAGASGKWEEQMGASGKWEEQMGEVAERCKERTGVKAKKSEEPGGESGRKWKAQTNEENFYFIRRKMSLLRIVTIVPKGKVKVGRLYFNDYDYRNINSADFKIDFIKWKNTFHITETTVRYGDRNNYHAHYLDKERGEHVWKKYTQDEFYRKMVEEISYFDVDGVVRRHHFGLLDDLSEIANEPNYKRLLNSVYLVFDK; translated from the exons atgaatatatttattttgttgtccgttttaatattagttaatatTAACTCAATAGCCTGTGTTGGATCTGAGACCGATGGTCAGACTCAAACATCGATAGAAGTGGATTTGAAGAATATCAAGAGCGAAGACTTCGATATCGTTAAACTGATAGGCCAAATTGGCGAAGCTTACGAAATTAAGCTGGAGAGTTACAAGCTGACGCCCAAAACGACGAAAAAGATTAACAAGCTTACGTTTGGAAATGTAGATGTTTGGGACACGGAAGTGTCGACCGAGTGCTCGAACATTACAATCTACAGCCAGGGCAGAGTTTTCTTCGTAATAAAGACGCCAAAGGGAGGAGTGGTGAACTATGTTTATCTGATGGTGAGAAACAACTCAGCGATGTTCATAGGAGCACTGAACCTGCTGTATATGATAAACTACGATACGCTGAAGCTTATCACGGGAAACCCCCAGACCCTGAATATCTCGAACGAATACGACGCGCTGTACTTCGTGCACAGATATAAGCAAAGAGGAGACCTGAGGTATGAGACGTACGACTTAAACCACGGCGAGGAATTCGTGGAAGTGAAGGACGACGTGGAGACAATATGGAAGCTGAAAGCAGGCTACAGGTCAGCCTGCAGAAAGGTGagaatttttaaacagaGAATGGCAGTATTGGACAAGGTCACGGGCATAAGCCACATGGATATGGTGACGACGTACGTGTCACTGATAATGGCCTACGACGGAGCAATGCATTTCAGGTTCGATTTCGACACAGACAAGTGGGTGAGCATAAGCAGCTCGGACTTCGGAAGTGGCATAGAGCACTTCATAACGAATAAGATGAACGACTTCGCCCAGGGAGAAGAAAGCAGTACTGACGTAGTGGAGCCTGAAGAGGGAGAAGGCTCTGCGGAAAACCAGGCTAAAATCCTGAACGTGTTTAGAAGACATAAGAGCATGCGGTACGAAAGTTTGAACCTGGTTGCACTGAGAGTGGTCAACGTGTCCTTTATCAGCCGAGTAAGCATTGACAGAATTGTGTACAACGATAAAACGCTGCTTCAAATAAACTCGGCGGAGTTTGAGGTCAATCTCGTTTCAACCCAGGACGAGTGGCACTACGTGGAAGTGATAATAAGGTCGGACAGTGACTTGACGAAAAATGAAGTCTACAAAGACGTGGAGTTGGTGAGGGTGACCAAGGACGTCTACACGGCCTACTTTCAAGTGTCCTACAAAGAGGAAAAGTCATCAAACATCTCAAGGAACAGGTTCATTGACATAGCCATGAGGGAAATACAGAACTCAGATAGGCATAGTCTAATCAAATACAAGAACGTCTATGAGCTAGAGGGAGGCCTGGAAACAACGGACCTTAGCAAGGAGATTAAGCTGGAAATTGACCCAGATTATGGCAAAAAGAAGCCGCTGGTTGGGGCTGGTTTACCTGTTAGGAGCCCCGGTAGTAGACCGCCGGATCCGAGTGGTGCTGGTAGTACACCTCCTCGTGATGGTGATGACCCCGCTACTAGACCGCCAGATGCGAGTGGTGCTGGTAGTACACCTCCTCGTGATGGTGATGACCCCGCTACTAGACCGCCAGATGCGAGTGGTGCTGGTAGTAAACCTCCTGGTGGTGGTGATAACCCCGGTAGTAGACCGCCGGATGCAAGTCTTCCTCAAGATGGGAGTAAACTCCCCCCTCGTACTACTCCTGGTAGTAACCCTGGTAGTACTCCGGGTAGTAACCCTGGTAGTACTCCGGGTAGTAACCCTGATAGTAGACCGCCAGATCCGAGTCTTCCTCAAAATGGGAGTAAAATCCCTCCTGGTAATACACCTGGTAGTAACCCTGGTGATCCTACTAAACCGGAAGATGTTAAACCAGACAGTATTAAAACAGGTGGCGGTAACCCAGATGGAGTTAAAGTCCCGCCTGTTAGTAGCTCTGGTGGCAATGGCATTAAACAGCCTGCTAGTAAGCCTGTCGGAACAAATCTCCCACCTTCAACCACTGGAACAGGAACAGGCAGTGGAACCACTAATGAATTGGGAACAGGGACAAAACAGTCAACAGATGGTGGATCAAGCACAAGTGTCGATGGTGAAAGAAGTAAGGATATGgaggaggacgaagaagacgaagatgGTGAAAAGTCAGGGTTCATGTCAATCACCTCGAGGCTGTCGATACTAATTATCATCACATCAAT gaTATTGTTGATAGTTTGGGGAATTGGCATGCTTAAACTGAATGGACACTGCGCCCCGACGGAAGAACAAAAGGAAATCGGAAGATCAAGACTGGTGGAAGTGGACCTGaaaaacatatacaaaGGAGACCTGGAAGTATCAGTGGATAATTACAGAAGCGATGTGAGGAAAATAAGTCCAAGAAACAAAAAAGTAATCAGCGTAGTGAAAGTGGACGAGGATATCATCTGGAAAAGAAGCGGAAATTCAAGATGCGTTAACATGCTGCTGTTCCTAACGTCAAAAGATGAGATGATAGTGATACTGAACACAAGGTCAGACGGACAGAAGCAGTACGTAAACATAGTGTACAACCCAAGAGCAagggaagaagaggaagaagaaggaataAGCGCGGAAAATAGAGGAAAGAGAGTAACATATGTTGGACTATTGCcactaataataaagatGAACGAGGAGGTAGGAGCAATGAAAATGTACAAAAGTGAAACGATAGGAATGGAGTTGAACATAAAGGATAAGTTCGACAAGTGGTACTACAAGTACGAAATGAACAGTTATATAGCAGTGAGAAGGAAGAACATGCCAGTGCTCAACTATCAGAAGTACGAGCCGAACGAAAAGGAGCTCTTcgttaaaataacaaacgACCAAAGAGCAATATGGCTAGTTAACCCGAGCATGGAAAACAGACGCAACTTCTGCAGAAGGGTGGAAgtgtacctgaaggagaGCAGGCATAAGCTGATGAGACTGACAATGGTAGAAGGGACAAGAGAGTATTTCAAGTACAGTTTCATAACGAGCAGGTGGACCAAGAGTGACGAAAAACAGTTTGAAGAGGCAATGGAGTACCTGGGATTCAACGAGGTGCTTATCAGGGGGAAGGAGAGAAGGGAAAGTGAGTTGCCAAAGGGCAGTGAGGGCGAGAGAGAGGAGTATAAAAGAGGAGATCATGACAAAATAGAAGCTGAAATGACAAGAAGAATGTATGCCAATGTTGGTATTGGTATTGGCTTGGCAAGTGGAGAGAGAAAAGGATACGCACAGAGAGCAGCAGTTGGAGAAAGGGTGACTGAGGAACAAGGTGACGACGAGGGAGTGTATGAATCTTACGAAGGAGTAAATGTCGGAAGTAGTAAATGGGAAGAACAAGCAGGCGCATCTGGTAAATGGGAAGAACAAATGGGCGCATCTGGTAAATGGGAAGAACAAATGGGCGAGGTGGCAGAAAGATGTAAAGAAAGGACAGGGGTTAAGGCAAAAAAATCGGAAGAACCAGGAGGTGAGTCAGGTAGAAAGTGGAAAGCACaaacaa ACGAGGAGAATTTCTACTTCATAAGAAGGAAAATGTCCCTGCTGAGAATAGTGACGATAGTACCAAAGGGGAAAGTTAAGGTGGGAAGGCTGTACTTCAACGACTACGACTACAGAAACATCAACTCGGCGGACTTTAAAATCGACTTCATAAAGTGGAAAAACACATTCCACATAACGGAGACGACGGTAAGGTACGGAGACAGAAACAACTACCACGCGCACTACCTGGATAAGGAAAGAGGAGAGCACGTGTGGAAAAAGTATACGCAAGATGAGTTCTATCGGAAAATGGTGGAGGAAATAAGCTACTTCGACGTCGACGGAGTGGTAAGGCGTCACCACTTCGGACTCTTGGACGACCTGAGTGAGATAGCAAACGAGCCGAATTATAAGAGGCTATTAAACTCA GTGTATTTGGTATTTGATAAGTGA